The nucleotide window CTCTCTTCTGTAATGATTTCAATCTCTGTGTTCATAACTTCTGCTATCAGCTCTGCAGTATTTCCTATGGAAATTTCAAAGTTACTGCCGAAATTGACAGCTTCTCCCAGACCGTTCTCTGAATTCATGACCGCAATAAATCCGGAAACCGTGTCTTGTACAAAACTGAAATCTCGAGTTGGCGATACTGCTCCCAGCTTTATCTGCCTCTTTCCATTGGCTATCTGGGTAATGATGGTTGGAATTACAGCACGGGCAGACTGACGGGGACCATAGGTATTGAAGGGACGAACTATAACTACCGGAAGACCGAATGAGCTGTAAAATGAGTACGCCATCTGGTCCGCAGCTATCTTGGTAGCTGAATATGGCGACTGCCCCTGAAGAGGATGCTCTTCGGAAATAGGCACAAAGCGCGCAGTACCGTAGACTTCACTGGTCGAGGTATGCACTATTCTCTGGACCCCAAGCTCCCTTGCTGCCTGAAGGACATTGAGCGAACCCTTGATGTTTGTATCCACATAGGTGTCCGGAGAGTGGTACGAGAATGGGATCGCGATAAGAGCAGCGAGATGCAATACTACATCACATCCGGTCATCGCTTTTCTGATGCCGTGCGGATCTCTAATATCTCCGGCAAATATCTCAAATTGTCCATTAACTTCAGGTGCACAATGATCCAGCCAGCCCCATGAATTAAAAGAGTTGTAGTAAACAAATGCTCGAACATTGTAGCCTTGACGGACAAGAGCCTCAGTGAGATGTGAGCCAATAAAGCCATCTGCACCTGTTACAAGGATTCTTTTTATTGTATCGCTATTCATAGGAGATAATCATACATTCATTCATCGATGTGCCTGTTTCACTGACACTTACATAAGAGGTATTACAAGCATGAGAAGATCAATAATTATGCACTCATCTGGCGGAAACGAGTGTACTCCCGAATTGTGAGTGCTGTCCGAAAAGGGGCTGAAGCGATGCCTATGATGGCAAGCGGTTTGATAACATGTAAATGATTCGTGACGAGGCAGAAAGCTTTTGCCTGAAGTTCAAATAAAAGTCAATAAAGGAAATGGGATTGAATAGCCCGGTAATGAACAGCAATCAACTGACTACGCTCACAAAAAAAAGAGATTTTGATAGGGTAGCCAGTTACTTGAATGTGTACCGAAATTAAGCCAGACGAACAACGCCCCGATATAGAGAAACAAGACACTCAATATAAACAGTGTTCTTACATAGGTGCTTTTTATCAATGAGGGTGTTCTTGATAAGATAACAAGTTGCATGGGAAGAAAGTAAAGAGCCATTCGATCAATGGTTGTAGAAATAACAATGGTAAGCGGAAGCATAACTATACTTACTACGCTGAAAATAAGCCATAATTTGCCATCATCATACCGTTCAGCCCAGGCTTTTCTGAAATAGATAAAGACTGATGCTGAAATAACA belongs to Candidatus Chlorobium masyuteum and includes:
- a CDS encoding NAD-dependent 4,6-dehydratase LegB → MKRILVTGADGFIGSHLTEALVRQGYNVRAFVYYNSFNSWGWLDHCAPEVNGQFEIFAGDIRDPHGIRKAMTGCDVVLHLAALIAIPFSYHSPDTYVDTNIKGSLNVLQAARELGVQRIVHTSTSEVYGTARFVPISEEHPLQGQSPYSATKIAADQMAYSFYSSFGLPVVIVRPFNTYGPRQSARAVIPTIITQIANGKRQIKLGAVSPTRDFSFVQDTVSGFIAVMNSENGLGEAVNFGSNFEISIGNTAELIAEVMNTEIEIITEESRLRPKNSEVERLWADNSKADRLFGWKPDYGGLDGFRRGIAETAEWFMNPANLASYKSEIFNL